In Deltaproteobacteria bacterium, a single genomic region encodes these proteins:
- a CDS encoding phosphoribosylformylglycinamidine cyclo-ligase — MKITYEQSGVDYAKIDPLKILAQQAAKATAHNLLAAGVAEVEESRGESAYVVDVGEFYLASITECLGTKALVADAMRQITGKTYYDHIAQDTLAMAINDIITVGARPLSVHAYWATGGSNWFSDEQRMKDLVDGWQRTCNVAGVAWGGGETPSLAGVVAPGAIDLAASCVGIIRPKTRLTVGRQLQPGDAIILLESSGIHANGVSLARTVAEQLPEGYRSLLSDGRMYGEALLDPTIIYSGVTEALFAEGVAIHYLANITGHGWRKLMRHPASFTYRLTTFPPVPPVLQFLVEKAGLDAGEAYGSLNMGAGFAVFVPESDAQKTVEVVTRCGLRAYRAGQVEAGKKQVMIEPLAIVYEGESLQVRA, encoded by the coding sequence ATGAAAATCACCTACGAACAATCCGGTGTCGATTACGCCAAGATCGACCCGCTGAAAATTCTGGCACAACAGGCGGCCAAAGCAACCGCGCACAATCTGCTAGCCGCTGGGGTCGCCGAGGTCGAGGAAAGTCGCGGCGAGTCCGCTTATGTGGTGGACGTCGGCGAGTTCTACTTAGCGTCGATTACCGAATGTCTGGGTACGAAAGCGCTGGTCGCCGATGCCATGCGCCAGATTACCGGCAAGACGTACTACGACCACATTGCGCAAGATACGCTGGCCATGGCGATCAATGACATCATCACCGTTGGCGCGCGACCGTTGAGCGTGCACGCTTATTGGGCCACCGGCGGTTCCAACTGGTTCTCCGACGAGCAACGGATGAAAGACTTGGTGGACGGATGGCAACGTACCTGCAATGTCGCCGGAGTCGCATGGGGTGGCGGCGAGACGCCAAGTCTTGCCGGGGTCGTGGCTCCTGGTGCCATAGACCTTGCCGCTTCGTGTGTCGGTATCATCAGGCCAAAGACGAGGCTGACTGTCGGGCGACAGTTGCAGCCGGGCGACGCGATTATTCTGCTCGAAAGCAGCGGCATTCACGCCAACGGGGTCTCGCTGGCAAGAACCGTGGCGGAACAGTTGCCCGAGGGCTATCGGAGTCTGCTTTCCGACGGTCGCATGTACGGGGAAGCCCTGCTCGATCCCACGATTATTTACTCTGGGGTAACCGAAGCCCTGTTTGCCGAAGGCGTGGCGATCCATTACCTGGCCAACATCACCGGTCACGGCTGGCGGAAACTCATGCGGCATCCTGCCTCGTTCACCTATCGTCTGACGACATTTCCCCCGGTGCCCCCAGTCTTACAATTCCTGGTGGAGAAAGCCGGACTCGATGCTGGGGAAGCCTATGGGAGTCTCAACATGGGCGCGGGATTCGCGGTGTTCGTGCCGGAAAGCGACGCACAGAAGACGGTCGAGGTGGTCACGCGCTGCGGCTTGAGAGCGTACCGTGCCGGGCAGGTTGAAGCCGGCAAGAAGCAGGTGATGATCGAACCGCTTGCTATCGTCTATGAAGGTGAGAGCTTGCAGGTACGCGCGTAA